A DNA window from Gemella massiliensis contains the following coding sequences:
- the miaA gene encoding tRNA (adenosine(37)-N6)-dimethylallyltransferase MiaA, producing MNKIPLIAMVGPTAVGKTEQSIKLSKKLNCEIISIDSVQIYKYFNIGSAKVTKEEMGGVSHHLIDELEPSDSCSVYDFQKLARKKIEEVHNKGKLPLLIGGTGFYMNAVLNDYNFSELAYIEEVTPEDAKVYLKENDPETYKSIDLENSRRVINAYNYAISEKKSIVHNKNGNKIFEKYNPYIIILNRDREELYKRINRRVEIMFETGLEQEVKDIIEKYGKNLQPLGAIGYKEMLPYLAGEVDKDLTINNIAKNSRHYAKRQLTWFRNKMNGTWYNVSDEKITENIESDIRKFFQIN from the coding sequence ATGAATAAAATACCTTTAATTGCAATGGTAGGCCCAACAGCTGTAGGAAAAACAGAACAAAGCATAAAACTTTCAAAAAAATTAAACTGTGAAATTATTTCTATAGACAGTGTTCAAATATATAAATATTTTAATATAGGATCTGCAAAAGTGACTAAGGAAGAGATGGGGGGAGTAAGTCATCATTTAATAGATGAATTAGAACCGTCAGATAGTTGTTCTGTTTATGATTTTCAAAAATTGGCAAGAAAAAAAATAGAAGAAGTTCATAATAAAGGAAAGTTGCCTTTATTAATCGGTGGGACAGGTTTTTATATGAATGCAGTGTTGAATGATTATAATTTCAGTGAATTGGCTTATATTGAAGAAGTTACACCGGAGGATGCAAAGGTTTATTTAAAAGAAAATGATCCGGAAACATATAAAAGTATTGATCTGGAAAATAGTCGTCGAGTTATTAATGCTTATAACTATGCAATATCAGAAAAAAAGTCTATTGTACATAATAAAAACGGAAATAAAATTTTTGAAAAATATAACCCTTATATAATAATTTTAAATAGAGATAGAGAAGAACTATATAAGAGAATTAATCGTAGAGTAGAAATAATGTTTGAAACAGGTTTAGAACAGGAAGTTAAAGATATTATAGAAAAATATGGGAAAAATCTTCAACCGCTGGGCGCAATAGGGTATAAAGAGATGCTACCATACTTGGCAGGTGAAGTGGATAAAGATTTAACGATAAATAATATTGCGAAAAATTCTCGCCATTATGCTAAGCGTCAATTAACGTGGTTTAGAAATAAGATGAATGGTACTTGGTATAATGTAAGTGATGAAAAAATAACGGAAAATATAGAAAGTGATATTAGAAAGTTTTTTCAAATAAATTAA